One Microlunatus soli genomic window carries:
- a CDS encoding ABC transporter permease has product MTTTTAIGGAESAVATDRRTGGFGWWASDVWQIAVRNVKHIVRSPELIMYALFQPVMFILLFNFVFGGAIKVPGGDYAQFLMPGIFVQMVLFGSVAGMTSGVAQDMQRGLMDRFRSMPMYRSPVLAGRTVSELARSLVAIVVMVVAGLLIGFRFETGLLPAVAGFALLLLFGYALTWLAAFIGMSVKSPEAAQSAGTIWLFPFSFISSAFVPSTSMPGWLRVYADHSPMTVAVDSLRALFTGSDPGTSILQLLGWSIGLIVVFAPLATWKFARAQR; this is encoded by the coding sequence ATGACCACGACCACGGCGATCGGCGGAGCAGAATCCGCGGTCGCGACCGATCGACGGACCGGAGGGTTCGGATGGTGGGCATCCGACGTCTGGCAGATCGCTGTGCGCAACGTCAAGCACATCGTCCGCAGTCCCGAATTGATCATGTACGCGCTGTTCCAACCGGTGATGTTCATCCTGCTGTTCAACTTCGTGTTCGGCGGCGCGATCAAGGTTCCCGGTGGCGATTACGCCCAGTTCCTGATGCCGGGCATCTTCGTACAGATGGTGTTGTTCGGCTCGGTCGCCGGGATGACGTCGGGAGTGGCGCAGGACATGCAGCGCGGTCTGATGGACCGCTTCCGGTCGATGCCGATGTATCGGTCCCCGGTGCTCGCCGGTCGGACGGTGTCCGAACTCGCGCGAAGCCTGGTCGCCATCGTCGTGATGGTGGTGGCCGGACTGTTGATCGGGTTCCGCTTCGAGACCGGCCTGCTGCCGGCGGTCGCCGGATTCGCCCTGTTGCTGTTGTTCGGCTACGCGCTGACCTGGCTGGCCGCCTTCATCGGGATGTCGGTCAAGTCACCGGAGGCCGCGCAATCGGCGGGGACGATCTGGCTGTTCCCGTTCAGCTTCATCTCCTCGGCGTTCGTTCCGTCGACCTCGATGCCCGGCTGGTTGCGCGTCTATGCCGATCACAGCCCGATGACCGTTGCGGTCGACTCCCTGCGTGCCTTGTTCACCGGCAGCGACCCCGGTACGTCGATCCTGCAGCTGCTCGGGTGGTCGATCGGATTGATCGTGGTGTTCGCGCCGCTGGCGACCTGGAAGTTCGCGCGTGCCCAACGGTGA
- a CDS encoding sugar phosphate isomerase/epimerase family protein: MTGCLYAGTLPGVDLGTRIAVAGESGFESVSISPPEAAGFLDHGRSAELIELLDRHRMRLGCLDPVVGWVPNVRPAHPAHAPFAAFGTERCLEQAERLDIPLLNVIDVGWQPLPEAALAGLAGLVERAGRSGVAVAVEFQVYSAVPDLATAGRLCRGSGADLMIDAWHFFRSGAVIDDLRGGPGRVRVRGVQLSDGAAVPGADPVIESTQARLLPGSGGFDLAGLLRVVGPDRPTVGVEVFNRAHTADRSLPVARAAQHGLRETIAAAQPQCPPQR; this comes from the coding sequence GTGACCGGCTGCCTGTACGCCGGCACACTGCCCGGCGTTGATCTCGGCACCCGGATCGCCGTCGCCGGCGAGAGCGGGTTCGAGTCGGTATCGATCTCACCGCCCGAGGCGGCCGGTTTCCTTGATCACGGTCGCTCCGCCGAGCTGATCGAGTTGCTGGATCGACATCGGATGCGGCTCGGCTGTCTCGACCCGGTGGTCGGCTGGGTCCCGAATGTCCGACCGGCGCACCCGGCGCACGCACCGTTCGCCGCTTTCGGCACCGAGCGATGCCTCGAGCAGGCCGAACGGCTGGACATTCCGCTGCTCAATGTGATCGACGTCGGCTGGCAGCCGCTGCCGGAAGCCGCCCTGGCCGGACTCGCCGGACTGGTCGAACGAGCCGGCCGGAGCGGGGTCGCGGTCGCCGTCGAGTTCCAGGTCTACTCCGCTGTCCCGGACCTGGCGACCGCCGGCCGGTTGTGCAGGGGCAGCGGCGCGGATCTGATGATCGATGCGTGGCACTTCTTCCGCTCCGGCGCGGTGATCGACGATCTCCGGGGCGGGCCCGGAAGGGTGCGGGTTCGAGGAGTTCAACTGAGCGACGGCGCGGCGGTGCCCGGCGCAGATCCGGTGATCGAGAGCACCCAGGCCAGGCTGCTGCCCGGCAGCGGTGGCTTCGACCTGGCCGGGCTGTTGCGGGTGGTCGGCCCCGACCGACCGACCGTCGGCGTCGAGGTCTTCAACCGGGCGCACACCGCGGATCGGTCGCTACCGGTCGCCCGCGCGGCGCAGCACGGTCTGCGAGAGACCATCGCTGCCGCGCAGCCGCAGTGCCCGCCACAAAGATGA
- a CDS encoding thioesterase II family protein yields the protein MITSALNPWVTRSAPRPDATTRLFCLPYAGAGAGAFRGWAEALGRLADVEVLPIRLPGRESRLAEPPQTDIGELTDAIADCMDRTTVLFGHSVGARMAFEVSRELRRRGRPLPAALLVSGCPAPQLPVECRDDSTLDDEAFARRVLGMGGIPEAILADPELRDLLMPAIRADFGYVDHYRYTAGPPLPMPITAFSGDRDPEAPPPAVQQWSEQSSAAFRHHTLPGNHFFLHSSVDPLQRMISTAIAEVNRSRSSKPTATAG from the coding sequence ATGATCACCTCTGCTCTGAACCCGTGGGTGACCCGATCGGCGCCGCGACCGGACGCGACGACGCGCTTGTTCTGCCTCCCGTACGCCGGCGCCGGCGCCGGCGCCTTCCGTGGCTGGGCCGAGGCGCTCGGCAGACTCGCTGACGTCGAGGTGCTGCCGATCCGCCTGCCGGGACGGGAGTCCCGGCTCGCCGAACCGCCGCAGACCGACATCGGCGAGCTGACCGACGCCATCGCCGACTGCATGGATCGGACAACTGTGCTGTTCGGCCACAGTGTCGGGGCACGGATGGCCTTCGAAGTGAGCCGGGAGCTCCGGCGACGAGGCCGGCCGCTGCCCGCAGCATTGTTGGTCTCCGGCTGTCCTGCGCCGCAGCTGCCGGTCGAGTGCCGCGACGACTCCACGCTGGACGACGAAGCTTTCGCCCGTCGCGTGCTGGGGATGGGTGGGATACCCGAGGCGATCTTGGCCGATCCGGAGCTGCGGGACCTGCTGATGCCAGCCATCCGCGCTGACTTCGGCTACGTCGACCACTACCGGTACACCGCCGGCCCACCGTTGCCGATGCCGATCACCGCCTTCTCCGGTGACCGGGATCCCGAGGCCCCACCGCCGGCGGTGCAGCAGTGGTCGGAGCAGAGCAGCGCTGCGTTCCGGCATCACACGCTGCCGGGCAATCACTTCTTCCTGCACAGCTCTGTCGACCCGCTGCAGAGGATGATCAGCACCGCGATTGCCGAGGTGAACCGGAGCCGTTCGTCGAAGCCGACGGCGACCGCAGGATGA
- a CDS encoding lyase family protein: MTLQTPPAESSASTGRLAGTLLPEAQRIAQQPGVDAALGGDLRLAVDVDRAHLVMLFEQRIVPQSAALALLAEIDELQQLDFAPLRHRPAPRGWYLMYEGYLAERLGPTVAGWLPTGRSRNDLSATLALLKLREVFRTLITATLRLQLTLLRRAGAELTTVLPGFTHGQPALPITLGHYLAGVAHGVDADLERLAGLLPELDRCPLGAGAMGGTTLPIDPDRTASLLGFTGNCPNSLAAVASRDGIARLLADAAVLSTRLSRVATDLRDWTGCTPPLLHLPDSLVGSSSMMPQKRNVYLLEHIQGMAAAPVGAFTTVTSGAQKTAFSNSIAVHTEGPAFADQAIRRCADAATLLRLLIQHAEPDPGAMRRRAEDGFTNATELANRLALADGRGFRAAHQEVGRAARAALERGHGLLAEVQLPAGLTADDFDVARIADASRYGGGPAPAEVAGSLHVLQHRLGPVLTRVREATGRWSGTSARIRTAVGQTRLAIGNNTTEGSR, translated from the coding sequence ATGACTCTCCAGACACCGCCTGCGGAGTCGTCCGCCTCGACCGGTCGCCTCGCCGGCACGCTGCTGCCCGAAGCACAGCGGATCGCCCAGCAACCCGGTGTCGACGCCGCCCTGGGCGGCGACCTCCGGCTCGCCGTCGACGTCGATCGCGCCCATCTGGTGATGCTCTTCGAACAACGGATCGTGCCGCAATCGGCTGCACTCGCGTTGTTGGCGGAGATCGATGAGCTGCAACAGCTGGACTTCGCGCCACTACGGCATCGCCCGGCACCGCGCGGCTGGTACCTGATGTACGAGGGTTACCTGGCCGAGCGGCTCGGCCCGACGGTAGCCGGCTGGTTGCCCACAGGACGATCCCGCAACGACCTGTCCGCGACCCTGGCGCTGCTCAAACTCCGCGAGGTCTTCCGGACCCTGATCACCGCGACGCTGCGACTGCAGCTCACCCTGCTGCGCCGGGCGGGCGCCGAGCTGACCACCGTGCTGCCCGGCTTCACCCACGGGCAGCCGGCACTTCCGATCACCCTCGGCCACTACCTCGCCGGCGTCGCCCACGGCGTCGACGCCGACCTGGAACGGCTGGCCGGGCTGCTGCCGGAGCTCGATCGGTGTCCACTGGGCGCCGGGGCGATGGGCGGCACGACCCTGCCGATCGACCCGGACCGTACCGCGTCGTTGTTGGGCTTCACCGGGAACTGTCCCAATTCGTTGGCAGCGGTCGCGTCCCGGGACGGGATCGCCCGTCTGCTCGCCGACGCGGCCGTCCTCAGCACGCGGCTCAGTCGGGTGGCCACCGACCTCCGGGACTGGACCGGGTGCACACCGCCGCTGCTGCATCTACCGGACAGTTTGGTCGGCTCCAGTTCGATGATGCCGCAGAAGCGGAATGTCTATCTGCTCGAACACATCCAAGGGATGGCTGCTGCTCCCGTCGGCGCGTTCACCACGGTCACCAGCGGCGCCCAGAAGACTGCGTTCAGCAACTCCATCGCCGTACACACCGAGGGCCCGGCTTTCGCCGATCAGGCGATCCGACGCTGTGCCGACGCCGCCACCTTGCTGCGACTGCTGATCCAGCACGCCGAACCGGATCCGGGCGCGATGCGCCGGCGCGCCGAGGACGGCTTCACCAACGCCACGGAGCTGGCCAATCGGCTGGCGCTGGCGGACGGCCGCGGATTCCGGGCGGCCCATCAGGAGGTCGGTCGGGCCGCCCGCGCAGCACTGGAACGGGGCCACGGATTGCTGGCCGAGGTGCAGTTGCCGGCGGGCCTGACCGCCGACGACTTCGATGTCGCCCGCATCGCCGACGCCAGCCGGTACGGCGGTGGACCGGCACCGGCCGAGGTCGCCGGCAGTCTGCACGTCCTGCAGCACCGCTTAGGCCCGGTGCTGACCCGGGTGCGGGAAGCCACCGGTCGCTGGTCGGGGACCTCCGCACGGATCCGCACTGCAGTCGGCCAGACTCGTCTGGCCATCGGGAACAACACAACGGAAGGCTCGCGATGA
- a CDS encoding ATP-grasp domain-containing protein, which produces MPHELAVFIESNTTGNGARMLDAAVELGHRPVLIAADPGRYRFVPSTVQRVRADTSDPAALADLIRGLADDIALVCSSSDHFQATAARVAATLDLRGPDPDAIACCQDKARQRAVLADAGVAVPAHLVVDNSAAARTAAQRIGGPVVVKPIVGTGSVGVRLCHDPAAAAEHAAVLLADRTDERGNVRPAQVLVEQFISGREFSVEVLQGAVLGVTETHLGAPPSFVEIGHDHPATITAEERAAVVGATAAAVSSLGLDRQTAHVEIRLDVSRPFIIEVNPRLPGGHITDLVRLGTGVDMITEYLRSMAGAGPRLHPNRHRAAAIRHLTSSMLSLRPAGVSGHGSSSDDCFVLASGYPGVVQIGQDAASGDGSRTEFGDFRDRVAHVITVGADTATAAARAEAAALAVQGCSAGGG; this is translated from the coding sequence ATGCCGCATGAACTCGCCGTCTTCATCGAGAGCAACACCACCGGCAACGGCGCCCGGATGCTCGACGCAGCGGTCGAGCTCGGTCATCGACCGGTGCTGATCGCAGCCGACCCCGGCCGATATCGGTTCGTACCGTCGACTGTCCAGCGGGTTCGCGCCGACACCTCCGATCCGGCCGCACTGGCCGACCTGATCCGTGGGTTGGCCGACGACATCGCCCTGGTCTGCTCCAGCTCCGACCACTTCCAGGCGACAGCAGCCAGGGTCGCCGCGACGCTGGACCTCCGGGGCCCGGATCCGGATGCGATCGCCTGCTGTCAGGACAAGGCACGGCAGCGCGCGGTGCTGGCCGATGCCGGGGTCGCCGTACCCGCGCACCTGGTGGTCGACAACTCCGCCGCGGCTCGCACCGCCGCGCAACGGATCGGCGGTCCGGTTGTCGTGAAGCCGATCGTCGGCACCGGTTCGGTCGGTGTCCGACTGTGCCACGATCCGGCCGCTGCTGCCGAGCATGCCGCTGTCCTGCTCGCGGACCGGACCGACGAACGTGGCAACGTCCGCCCCGCGCAGGTGCTGGTGGAGCAGTTCATCAGTGGCCGAGAATTCTCGGTCGAAGTGCTTCAGGGAGCGGTCCTCGGAGTGACCGAGACCCACCTCGGCGCTCCCCCGTCGTTCGTCGAGATCGGTCATGATCATCCGGCGACCATCACCGCCGAGGAACGAGCCGCCGTCGTCGGCGCGACAGCAGCGGCAGTCTCGTCGCTCGGCCTGGACCGGCAGACGGCACATGTCGAGATTCGGCTTGACGTCTCCCGCCCCTTCATCATCGAAGTGAACCCACGACTGCCCGGCGGGCACATCACCGACCTCGTCCGACTGGGGACCGGGGTCGACATGATCACCGAGTACCTGCGGTCGATGGCCGGCGCAGGTCCGCGGCTTCATCCGAACCGGCATCGGGCAGCGGCGATCCGACATCTGACCTCGTCGATGCTCTCGCTGCGCCCCGCCGGCGTCAGCGGCCACGGCAGCAGCAGCGACGACTGTTTCGTGCTGGCGTCCGGTTACCCAGGCGTGGTCCAGATCGGACAGGATGCGGCGAGTGGCGATGGCTCCAGGACCGAGTTCGGCGACTTCCGGGATCGAGTCGCGCACGTGATCACCGTCGGTGCGGATACTGCGACAGCGGCTGCTCGTGCCGAGGCAGCAGCACTCGCGGTCCAGGGTTGTTCGGCCGGCGGTGGTTGA
- a CDS encoding cysteine synthase family protein, whose protein sequence is MITVRTPRADALDATQLPDLIRLQSGATAACFALMKLLPARHMIDLAVADGDLVPGRTRVMETTSGTFGLGLAMVCALRGLDLTLVTDPVVDVPFRNKLEALGATVDVVSSPAAHGGYQQARLDRLTELAAAEDCSWVPRQYDNGNNPDAYAPVAELLLESLGKIDFLVGCVGSGGSMCGIAGVLRSVLPDLVAIGVDTHGSVLFGMPDRPRLLRGLGNSLLPPNVDHTIFDEVHWVNAAEAFGATRQLFRREALFRGPTSGAAHLVADWVQRRHPNATVAVVMADEGSRYLDTVYNLSWLSEQGCLPAALPDSPITVTEPVAALAAGSWSRFDWNRRGYRDLVPDAESVPVEEVTVDAA, encoded by the coding sequence ATGATCACCGTCCGAACTCCCCGTGCGGATGCCCTGGATGCCACCCAATTGCCTGACCTGATCCGGTTGCAGTCGGGTGCGACGGCTGCCTGCTTCGCGTTGATGAAACTGCTACCAGCTCGGCACATGATCGATCTGGCAGTGGCCGACGGGGACCTGGTGCCTGGTCGAACCCGAGTCATGGAGACGACGTCGGGGACGTTCGGTCTCGGCCTGGCCATGGTGTGCGCCCTGCGCGGGCTCGATCTGACCCTGGTCACCGATCCCGTCGTCGATGTCCCCTTCCGCAACAAGCTGGAGGCGTTGGGTGCCACCGTCGATGTCGTGAGTAGTCCGGCTGCCCACGGTGGTTACCAGCAGGCCAGGCTGGATCGGCTGACCGAGCTCGCCGCGGCCGAGGACTGCTCCTGGGTGCCGCGTCAATACGACAACGGCAACAATCCCGACGCCTACGCGCCGGTGGCGGAGTTGCTGCTGGAGTCCCTGGGCAAGATCGACTTCCTGGTCGGCTGCGTCGGCTCCGGTGGCTCGATGTGCGGCATCGCCGGCGTACTTCGGTCGGTGCTGCCGGACCTGGTCGCGATCGGGGTCGACACCCACGGGAGTGTTCTGTTCGGCATGCCGGACCGGCCACGACTCCTGCGTGGGCTCGGCAACAGCCTGCTGCCGCCGAACGTCGATCACACGATCTTCGACGAGGTGCACTGGGTGAACGCCGCCGAGGCGTTCGGCGCGACCAGGCAACTCTTCCGTCGGGAGGCGTTGTTCCGCGGCCCGACGAGCGGCGCCGCGCATTTGGTGGCCGACTGGGTGCAGCGCCGACATCCGAATGCCACCGTCGCGGTGGTGATGGCCGATGAGGGGAGCCGCTACCTGGACACGGTCTACAACCTGAGCTGGTTGTCAGAGCAGGGTTGCCTACCGGCCGCCCTCCCGGACTCCCCGATCACCGTCACCGAGCCGGTCGCCGCGCTGGCCGCCGGCAGCTGGAGCAGGTTCGACTGGAACCGGCGCGGCTATCGCGACCTGGTCCCGGACGCGGAGTCCGTCCCGGTCGAGGAGGTGACCGTCGATGCCGCATGA
- a CDS encoding cytochrome P450 has protein sequence MTGTAVELDLYSPQVFGQGPPHDLWAELRRHEPVSRSRAANGTPFWSVTRHADCEFVLKNPKLFSSTSGTILGSVGADDSAGGRTITLMDPPDHGQLRRPAIRVIGHSIVRRRIQEMRQDISTLLAGYLDGESHDFAELTHLLPMAMSGRLLGIPPEHWSTVATNMAASIAPDDPTHRRGRSVEDTLRESHHALFACFLEVIERRRAEPGDDLISALLTMTVNGSRLEDLDVMLNCFSLLIGANSTTPHLVAQILQLLTDQDLVRRLLAGSGRPGTSEVVPLDVDRFLEEAARWATPTHHLVRRCSSRIELAGRTIEPGDWVCLWIGSANRDERVFEEADAFRPDRSPNPHLSFGAGPHYCIGAPISRAGLRIVVDELLTRTTSIESTGAASILLSNWIHGYTALPLRAIRRED, from the coding sequence ATGACCGGGACCGCGGTCGAGCTCGACCTGTACTCACCGCAGGTCTTCGGTCAGGGTCCGCCGCACGACCTTTGGGCCGAGCTGCGACGCCACGAACCGGTGAGCCGGAGCCGGGCGGCCAACGGCACCCCGTTCTGGTCGGTCACCCGGCATGCCGATTGCGAGTTCGTACTCAAGAACCCCAAACTGTTCAGTTCCACCTCCGGAACGATCCTCGGTTCGGTCGGCGCCGACGATTCCGCCGGCGGGAGAACGATCACCCTGATGGATCCACCGGACCACGGGCAGTTGCGCAGGCCGGCGATCCGGGTGATCGGTCATTCCATCGTCCGTCGACGGATACAGGAGATGCGGCAGGACATCAGTACGCTGCTGGCCGGCTATCTGGACGGCGAGTCACACGATTTCGCCGAACTCACTCATCTGCTCCCGATGGCGATGAGCGGCCGGCTGCTGGGCATCCCGCCGGAGCACTGGTCGACCGTCGCTACCAACATGGCCGCCAGCATTGCGCCCGACGACCCGACGCACCGCAGGGGGCGGAGCGTCGAGGACACCCTGCGCGAGTCCCACCACGCGCTGTTCGCCTGCTTCCTGGAGGTGATCGAACGGCGACGTGCCGAGCCCGGCGATGATCTGATCTCTGCTCTGCTGACGATGACGGTCAACGGCAGTCGGCTGGAGGATCTGGACGTCATGCTGAACTGCTTCAGCCTGCTGATCGGTGCGAACTCGACGACACCGCACCTGGTCGCACAGATCCTGCAACTACTGACCGACCAGGACCTGGTCCGACGCCTGCTCGCCGGCAGCGGCCGGCCCGGCACGTCCGAAGTCGTCCCACTTGACGTCGACCGCTTCCTCGAGGAGGCAGCTCGCTGGGCAACCCCGACCCACCATCTGGTGCGCCGCTGCAGCAGCCGGATCGAACTGGCCGGCCGGACCATCGAGCCCGGCGACTGGGTCTGTCTGTGGATCGGCTCGGCCAACCGCGACGAACGGGTCTTCGAGGAAGCCGATGCGTTCCGTCCGGATCGCAGCCCGAATCCGCACCTCTCCTTCGGTGCGGGTCCGCACTACTGCATCGGTGCGCCGATCTCCCGCGCAGGACTGCGGATCGTGGTCGACGAACTGCTGACCCGTACGACATCGATCGAGTCGACCGGGGCAGCTTCGATCCTGTTGTCGAACTGGATCCATGGCTACACGGCGCTGCCGCTCCGAGCGATCCGACGGGAGGACTGA